The following proteins come from a genomic window of Hypanus sabinus isolate sHypSab1 chromosome 9, sHypSab1.hap1, whole genome shotgun sequence:
- the cct3 gene encoding T-complex protein 1 subunit gamma, which produces MLGRQVLVLSQNVKRESGRKVQQGNISAAKTIADVIRTCLGPRAMMKMLLDPMGGIVMTNDGNAILREIQVQHPAAKSMIEISRTQDEEVGDGTTSVIILTGEMLLVAEQYLEQQMHPSVIIGAYHQALDDMITTLQEISTTVDINNRDLMLKIINSAINTKVNNLQVDLACSIALDAVKTVQMEENGRKEIDIKKYAKVEKVPGGFVHDSCVLRGVMLNKDVTHPRMRRHIKNPRIVLLDCSLEYKKGESQTDIEITREEDFTRILQMEEEYIQQICEDIIRLKPDLLFTEKGISDLALHYLMKANISAIRRIRKSDSNRIARACGARIVSRTDELHEEDIGTGAGLFEVKKIGDEYFAFVTECKDPKACTILLRGASKDILAEVERNLQDAMQVTRNVLLDPRLVPGGGAVEMAVAHTLIEKSKTMTGVQQWPYRAVANALEVIPRTLIQNCGASTIRLLTSLRAKHTQEGCQTWGVNGETGTLADMKELGIWEPLTVKSQTFKTAVETAILLLRIDDIVSGHKSKKDNNQGGEGDAA; this is translated from the exons ATGTTGGGGAGACAGGTGCTGGTGTTGA GTCAGAACGTGAAGCGGGAATCGGGCCGCAAGGTGCAGCAGGGGAACATCAGTGCGGCCAAG ACCATTGCAGATGTTATTCGAACATGCTTGGGACCAAGAGCTATGATGAAG ATGTTGCTGGATCCCATGGGAGGCATTGTTATGACAAATGATGGCAATGCCATTCTGCGAGAG ATCCAGGTGCAGCACCCAGCAGCCAAGTCCATGATTGAAATCAGTCGCACCCAAGACGAAGAAGTTGGCGATGGGACCACCTCTGTCATCATCCTCA CTGGAGAGATGCTTTTGGTGGCAGAGCAGTACCTCGAGCAGCAGATGCACCCCTCTGTAATCATAGGTGCTTATCACCAGGCGCTGGATGACATGATTACCACGCTGCAAGAAATCAG CACTACTGTTGACATCAATAACCGTGACCTGATGCTGAAGATTATCAACAGTGCAATCAACACCAAGGTGAACAATCTACAGGTTGACCTGGCCTGTAGCATTGCACTTGATGCTGTGAAGACTGTGCAGATGGAAGAAAATGGCCGCAAGGAGATTGACATTAAGAAGTATGCCAAAGTTGAGAAG GTTCCTGGTGGTTTTGTTCATGATTCATGTGTGCTCCGAGGCGTGATGTTGAACAAGGATGTCACACACCCCCGCATGCGCAGGCATATCAAGAACCCCCGCATTGTGCTCCTGGACTGCTCACTGGAGTACAAGAAAGGGGAGAGCCAG ACTGACATTGAGATCACTCGTGAGGAGGACTTCACTCGCATCTTGCAGATGGAAGAAGAATACATTCAGCAAATCTGTGAGGATATCATCCGTCTGAAACCTGACCTCCTCTTCACAGAGAAGGGCATCTCAG ACCTAGCACTTCATTACCTCATGAAGGCAAATATCTCTGCAATCCGTCGTATCAGAAAGAGTGACAGCAACAGGATTGCCAG GGCGTGTGGTGCTCGTATTGTCAGCCGCACAGATGAGTTGCACGAGGAAGATATTGGCACTGGTGCAGGGCTGTTTGAGGTCAAGAAGATAGGTGATGAGTACTTTGCGTTTGTCACTGAATGCAAAGACCCCAAAGCTTGCACCATTCTCCTGCGTGGAGCAAGCAAGGACATTCTGGCG GAGGTGGAGCGTAACTTGCAGGACGCCATGCAGGTCACTCGCAATGTGCTGTTGGACCCACGGCTAGTGCCTGGTGGTGGGGCAGTGGAAATGGCCGTGGCACACACACTGATTGAGAAGTCTAAAACCATGACGGGAGTGCAGCAATGGCCCTATCGTGCAGTGGCAAATGCTCTGGAGGTCATCCCCAGGACACTCATCCAGAACTGTGGGGCAAGCACCATCCGCTTGCTCACCTCGCTTCGG GCAAAGCACACGCAGGAAGGCTGCCAGACCTGGGGAGTCAATGGAGAGACCGGAACTTTGGCTGACATGAAGGAGCTCGGCATCTGGGAACCACTGACTGTCAAATCACAGACTTTCAAAACTGCGGTGGAG ACTGCCATCTTACTTCTGCGCATTGACGACATCGTGTCTGGCCACAAGAGCAAGAAGGATAACAATCAGGGAGGTGAAGGAGATGCTGCATAG